The Spirosoma radiotolerans genome has a window encoding:
- a CDS encoding sialate O-acetylesterase — translation MNRLYIGVILFLYYFPASGQLIFQQLPHELQLYPRDANNQAVVTISGRMNAPGYTKIGVQVFREDSLTNVISQTLVATDSAAAFTLAPVIKAEPAEYSFRVFIYKNLDSTLVANSRRVVCGDVYILDGQSNALALTDLDVLYSFNFNDKYLRNVTYPYMGSPTQMSWYPAKQPFGTVGGFGLTLQRLILENFGIPTCVMNGGQGGTSIEALTIRDPINHANPITFYGDLLNRAKWAGVATQTKAIIWKQGEEDAGSALPGYPAKFAKLYSQFREDYGNARIYVGQINILANPSDSAAALRDFQRRTKYLFMNVETVATVGTPGYDGVHYSGLAHQRLAFEQFRLIARDIYGSKDTAQINSPDIKKTFYNNRKDSITLVFDDQMQMVWKKDTTFYNFATGAQIAYRQQKDFFYLDGQSGLVTDGLAKNNRVILSLKQPSTAKKLRYLPAYFSDAASPFYDGPTLRNTRGMRAFSFDAVPIADAIAPVTTLAARPISEKQIQLNWTASAGSQTQFLERADDTPTTFKLIATLNGTANTFTDTNLPNMFGTYYYRLRALSTVSESTYSNMISARPLVLGVEPTEPAVQLYPNPIAADRTLYVQTDLVTITDVTVRNVLGQTVKYWHGSARKTLSIVLNDLEAGVYLAELQTVEGQLLRRKVVVR, via the coding sequence ATGAATAGACTTTACATAGGTGTTATATTGTTTTTGTACTATTTTCCAGCTTCAGGCCAGCTTATTTTTCAACAACTACCCCACGAACTTCAACTCTACCCACGTGATGCCAACAACCAGGCTGTTGTCACAATCAGTGGGCGTATGAACGCCCCTGGATACACTAAAATCGGCGTACAGGTGTTCCGGGAGGATTCCCTGACAAACGTGATCAGCCAGACCCTCGTGGCTACCGACAGCGCTGCTGCCTTTACGTTGGCACCCGTTATCAAAGCCGAACCTGCGGAATATTCGTTTCGCGTGTTTATCTATAAAAATCTCGATTCGACCCTTGTCGCCAACTCCAGGCGGGTGGTTTGTGGCGATGTGTACATTCTGGATGGGCAGTCGAATGCGCTGGCCCTGACAGATCTTGACGTTTTGTACTCTTTCAACTTCAATGATAAGTACTTGCGCAACGTCACGTATCCGTATATGGGGTCACCGACCCAGATGAGCTGGTATCCAGCCAAGCAGCCTTTTGGCACCGTCGGGGGCTTCGGTCTTACTCTGCAACGGCTGATTCTTGAAAACTTTGGGATTCCAACCTGCGTGATGAATGGTGGGCAGGGCGGTACGTCCATTGAGGCCTTAACCATTCGTGATCCGATCAACCATGCGAACCCAATTACGTTTTATGGTGATTTGCTGAACCGGGCAAAATGGGCGGGCGTTGCGACACAGACAAAAGCCATTATCTGGAAACAGGGTGAGGAAGATGCCGGAAGCGCGCTACCTGGTTATCCGGCGAAGTTTGCCAAGCTTTACAGTCAGTTTCGGGAAGACTATGGCAATGCCCGTATCTATGTTGGGCAGATCAATATTCTGGCGAACCCTTCAGATAGTGCAGCTGCGCTGCGCGATTTTCAGCGACGCACAAAATACCTCTTCATGAACGTAGAAACCGTGGCTACCGTTGGCACGCCGGGTTATGATGGGGTTCACTACAGCGGGTTAGCGCACCAGCGGCTGGCTTTCGAGCAATTTCGGCTGATCGCCCGTGACATTTACGGATCGAAGGACACCGCACAAATTAATTCGCCTGACATTAAGAAAACATTCTATAACAACCGGAAAGATTCGATTACGCTGGTGTTTGATGATCAGATGCAAATGGTCTGGAAGAAAGACACCACCTTCTATAATTTTGCCACGGGGGCGCAGATTGCTTATCGCCAGCAGAAAGATTTCTTTTACCTGGATGGACAATCCGGGCTGGTAACGGATGGATTGGCCAAGAATAACCGGGTGATCCTTAGCCTGAAACAGCCGTCGACGGCTAAGAAACTTCGGTATCTACCTGCTTATTTTTCCGACGCGGCCTCACCATTTTATGACGGTCCCACCCTCCGGAATACGCGGGGTATGCGGGCGTTCTCATTCGATGCCGTGCCCATTGCCGATGCGATAGCCCCCGTAACGACTCTGGCGGCACGCCCTATTTCTGAAAAACAGATTCAGTTGAACTGGACGGCATCTGCTGGTTCACAAACCCAGTTTCTGGAACGGGCCGATGACACACCCACGACGTTCAAACTGATTGCCACCTTGAACGGAACGGCAAACACCTTTACCGATACCAACCTGCCCAATATGTTTGGCACCTATTATTACCGACTGCGGGCATTGAGTACGGTCTCTGAATCGACCTACAGCAACATGATCAGTGCACGACCGCTGGTGCTCGGCGTTGAACCAACGGAGCCCGCGGTGCAACTGTATCCGAACCCGATAGCGGCTGACCGTACGCTTTATGTGCAAACGGATCTGGTCACCATTACGGACGTAACCGTGCGTAACGTACTTGGGCAGACGGTAAAGTACTGGCATGGATCTGCCCGAAAAACGCTGTCAATTGTCCTGAACGATCTGGAAGCGGGAGTATACCTGGCCGAGCTTCAAACCGTCGAGGGGCAGTTACTCCGCCGGAAAGTAGTGGTTCGTTGA
- a CDS encoding DUF5672 family protein, producing the protein MKQPTSARVNVVLPVYKPQLTTYEQIALTQCARVLGNYPILLAAPHSLDVSAYSQIAPSLQVRTFDDGYFNSIDGYNRLMLSEEFYKAFSDQEYLLIHQLDAFVFQDDLTYWCQQNYDYIGAPWLRDRDFTGWFDQLDFTLRQRVATWLNLKKADGITPREIINLNGVGNGGLTLRRVPNMLKQLKRFERKIAEYNQIAMHQYHEDVFWSIEVNRYWPRLRIPPYRKALHFSVEFYPEWAIEHYNHGKLPFGCHAWDIHGTDFWRPIFARYGYQI; encoded by the coding sequence ATGAAGCAGCCGACCTCTGCGCGCGTAAATGTAGTTTTACCCGTATATAAACCCCAACTCACTACGTATGAGCAAATTGCCCTGACGCAATGTGCAAGGGTACTGGGAAACTACCCGATTCTGCTGGCGGCTCCCCATTCGCTGGACGTTTCTGCCTACTCTCAGATTGCCCCTTCCCTACAGGTCCGTACCTTCGATGACGGTTATTTTAACAGCATTGACGGTTACAATCGCCTGATGCTTTCCGAAGAATTTTACAAAGCGTTTTCCGACCAGGAATACCTGCTGATTCATCAACTGGATGCCTTTGTTTTTCAGGATGATCTGACTTACTGGTGCCAGCAGAACTATGACTACATTGGCGCTCCCTGGCTGCGTGACCGGGATTTTACGGGTTGGTTCGATCAACTCGATTTCACCCTTCGGCAGCGGGTAGCCACCTGGCTCAACCTAAAAAAAGCCGACGGTATAACACCCCGCGAAATTATTAACCTGAATGGTGTTGGCAATGGCGGTCTGACACTCCGGCGCGTACCGAACATGCTGAAACAGCTGAAGCGATTTGAGCGAAAGATTGCCGAGTATAACCAGATTGCCATGCACCAATACCACGAAGATGTTTTTTGGAGCATTGAAGTAAATCGATACTGGCCTCGTCTGCGTATACCCCCTTATCGGAAGGCCCTCCATTTTTCCGTTGAATTTTATCCAGAATGGGCAATTGAACACTATAATCATGGTAAATTGCCGTTTGGTTGTCACGCCTGGGACATTCATGGAACCGATTTCTGGCGTCCTATTTTCGCCAGGTATGGCTATCAAATTTGA
- a CDS encoding glycosyltransferase has product MTQSLRPSISIALCTYNGTAYLPAQWQSLLEQELLPDEVVICDDLSTDGTIDLLTELAAKAPFAVRILENPVRLGSNKNFERALGACTGDLIYICDQDDFWLPEKIATMTQYMSHHSDTQVAFCDAWVTDEYLKNHQSRVWEAVRFNAIAQARWHSGESMEVLLDGNRMMGCASVIRRSFLKYVLPIPADLPGDYIYDGWIALVAAACNAVSYINKPLQLYRTHVQQQVGVRPVEAQQAILLRDRFTRHRARKLAPLQQKQGQLTKLNQLLAERLPADVPGFQMLHRRLAHFIMRSSLPPNRLKRLGPVLGSLQRGNYQRYADESANWYAPYLAVLGDILE; this is encoded by the coding sequence ATGACTCAATCTCTCCGTCCCTCTATTTCCATTGCACTTTGTACCTACAATGGTACGGCATATTTGCCAGCCCAATGGCAAAGCTTACTCGAGCAGGAGTTGTTGCCCGACGAAGTGGTCATTTGCGACGATTTATCGACTGACGGTACAATTGACCTGCTTACCGAACTGGCTGCCAAGGCTCCTTTTGCCGTACGTATTCTCGAAAACCCGGTACGGCTAGGGTCAAATAAAAACTTCGAACGAGCCCTGGGAGCGTGCACCGGTGATCTGATCTACATCTGCGATCAGGACGATTTCTGGTTACCGGAAAAAATTGCGACTATGACCCAGTACATGTCCCATCACTCCGATACGCAGGTGGCTTTCTGTGATGCCTGGGTGACCGATGAGTACCTGAAAAACCACCAGAGCCGAGTGTGGGAAGCGGTTCGATTCAACGCAATTGCCCAGGCCCGCTGGCACTCGGGTGAATCCATGGAAGTACTACTCGACGGAAATCGAATGATGGGCTGTGCATCGGTAATTAGGCGGTCATTCCTTAAATATGTATTACCCATACCGGCTGATTTACCTGGTGATTACATCTACGACGGCTGGATTGCGTTGGTTGCTGCGGCCTGCAATGCCGTTTCGTACATTAACAAACCCCTGCAATTGTATCGAACGCACGTTCAGCAGCAAGTAGGTGTGCGCCCTGTCGAAGCGCAGCAGGCTATTCTGTTGCGGGATCGGTTTACCCGACATCGGGCTCGTAAGCTGGCTCCCCTTCAGCAAAAACAAGGGCAACTCACCAAACTAAATCAATTATTAGCCGAACGACTGCCGGCTGATGTACCTGGTTTTCAGATGCTTCACCGGCGGCTGGCCCATTTTATCATGCGCAGTAGTTTACCGCCTAATCGCCTGAAACGGCTGGGGCCTGTTTTGGGTAGTTTGCAGCGCGGCAACTACCAACGATACGCCGACGAATCGGCCAACTGGTACGCTCCTTACCTGGCTGTTTTGGGCGATATACTCGAATGA
- a CDS encoding glycosyltransferase family 2 protein, giving the protein MSQASQSLRSFVTQSYRPLAKSANAQAYPKLTVVTPSYNQAQYLERTILSVLNQHYPNLEYFIMDGGSTDGSLEIIKKYEPYLAGWVSEKDKGQTDAINKGFRRATGDYVAFQNSDDVFAPNALLCVADAWRKAPDTDVFFGDMYITDEEDVILEEMRAPDFSVECHIYEGMQVFNQSLFIRRERLIQFGMLDESLRFVIDYEIVARLGVQPGMRFRHVNGFWGGFRVQPDAKSSTIAATVGLQEHQMVRDRYQPMLTSALGAAFWQRYSRLRKLLTFILKGEFGYVQHRLRLNRSRQ; this is encoded by the coding sequence ATGAGCCAGGCATCCCAATCCCTTCGTTCCTTTGTAACGCAATCCTACCGTCCGTTGGCGAAATCAGCGAACGCACAAGCCTACCCGAAATTAACGGTCGTTACGCCTTCCTATAACCAGGCGCAGTATCTGGAGCGTACTATCTTGAGCGTGCTCAACCAGCATTACCCAAATCTGGAGTATTTCATAATGGATGGCGGATCTACCGATGGTAGCCTGGAGATCATAAAAAAGTACGAGCCCTATCTCGCCGGTTGGGTCAGTGAGAAAGACAAAGGACAGACGGATGCCATCAATAAGGGCTTCAGACGGGCAACGGGCGATTATGTTGCCTTTCAGAATTCGGATGATGTGTTTGCCCCAAACGCTCTGCTGTGCGTAGCCGACGCCTGGCGTAAAGCACCGGATACCGACGTTTTTTTCGGCGACATGTACATTACGGATGAAGAAGACGTTATTCTGGAAGAGATGCGAGCACCCGATTTCTCCGTTGAATGTCATATTTACGAAGGCATGCAGGTGTTTAATCAATCCCTGTTTATCCGACGTGAGCGGCTGATCCAGTTTGGTATGCTGGATGAAAGCCTTCGGTTTGTGATTGATTACGAAATTGTGGCTCGTCTGGGTGTACAGCCCGGCATGCGATTCCGACACGTAAACGGCTTTTGGGGCGGATTTCGGGTGCAGCCCGATGCCAAATCATCAACCATAGCGGCTACAGTAGGGCTTCAGGAACATCAGATGGTACGAGACCGGTATCAACCGATGCTGACCTCAGCACTGGGCGCTGCCTTTTGGCAACGGTATAGCCGGTTGCGTAAATTATTGACGTTTATTCTCAAAGGTGAATTTGGCTACGTTCAGCATCGGCTCCGACTGAACCGATCCAGGCAGTAG
- a CDS encoding glycosyltransferase → MRILNICAYTWQAGGPPKIIFDHTEVVLRYGHQVDILSPISPGEKPYPLPEGARLILCQRTPVISRFFREFSGELYQFLKQHAHEYDLIHCHGLWHFGVLAPFMIDKSVAKVITIHGVLDRWVYAHNNWKKQLMDRLAQKAYLERADLVQINNVDEQADVLRYLGHAHPNIVIIPNGVKMSDFTTLPPKGSFRQKFGLPMDRKLVLFMSRLNAKKGLDLLLPGFRDYVRQHPDTVLALAGSDDGYEATARQFIAQHDLSDSIRMVGMLTGDDKKAALADADLFTLPSYSEGFSMAVLEAMAAGTPTLVSDRVGFGEVIRAHEAAGLLTSLTPEAVRDGLEKLLGNDQLRQQVSKNATALLKAKYDIDIVAKQLLDEYTKVVRKK, encoded by the coding sequence ATGCGAATTTTAAATATCTGCGCTTACACCTGGCAGGCAGGTGGCCCTCCCAAGATTATTTTCGATCATACAGAAGTCGTACTCCGGTATGGGCATCAGGTAGATATTCTTAGTCCAATTTCTCCGGGCGAAAAGCCTTATCCGCTACCCGAGGGGGCGCGGCTCATTCTGTGCCAGCGAACGCCGGTTATCAGTCGCTTTTTTCGTGAATTTTCCGGCGAACTCTATCAATTTCTCAAGCAGCATGCGCACGAATATGATCTGATTCATTGCCATGGACTGTGGCATTTTGGGGTGCTGGCACCCTTCATGATCGACAAATCCGTTGCCAAAGTGATCACCATTCATGGGGTGCTGGATCGGTGGGTGTATGCGCACAATAACTGGAAAAAGCAACTTATGGATAGGCTGGCCCAGAAAGCCTATTTAGAGCGGGCGGACTTGGTTCAGATAAACAATGTCGATGAGCAGGCCGATGTATTACGGTATCTCGGGCATGCTCACCCCAACATCGTCATTATTCCCAATGGGGTGAAGATGAGCGATTTCACGACGCTCCCGCCAAAAGGTAGCTTTCGTCAGAAGTTTGGCCTGCCCATGGACAGGAAATTAGTCTTGTTCATGAGCCGCTTAAACGCCAAGAAAGGACTTGATTTACTGTTGCCGGGCTTCCGGGACTATGTTCGGCAACATCCGGACACCGTGCTGGCCCTGGCAGGCTCCGATGATGGGTACGAAGCCACGGCTCGTCAATTCATTGCCCAGCATGATCTTAGCGACTCCATCCGGATGGTTGGTATGCTCACAGGTGATGACAAAAAAGCAGCGCTGGCTGATGCCGACCTGTTTACCCTACCCTCCTACTCGGAAGGCTTTTCGATGGCTGTTCTCGAAGCGATGGCTGCCGGAACCCCCACACTGGTATCCGACCGGGTAGGCTTTGGCGAGGTTATTCGCGCCCACGAAGCGGCCGGGCTCCTAACTAGCTTAACACCGGAAGCCGTTCGGGACGGATTGGAAAAACTCCTTGGCAACGATCAACTGCGCCAGCAAGTCAGCAAAAACGCAACAGCTTTACTGAAGGCAAAGTATGATATCGATATTGTGGCCAAGCAGCTTCTGGATGAATACACAAAGGTGGTCAGGAAAAAATAA
- a CDS encoding glycosyltransferase family 4 protein: MKVLYDHQSFTGVSYGGVSRYFFELMRSFAKRSDIEFELSLRLSNNEYLDQTSFSRHLRYRSLAQVRNAHRIASVLNRLYSLQRVKAGKFDIFHPTYYHRYFLNAIGSKPFVLTFHDATSERYGKQYPEVGEGLYDLKKQLMRRADCIISVSEFSKQEILRFFPVEPEKIKVIHLGTTLGESLPASETLAAPLEAPYLLYVGKRGLYKNFDGFFRAIQPVLYRHPDLHLICAGGGVFSQDEQALFHAAGLVNRVHYRPANDTSLIALYRHARAFVFPSLNEGFGIPVLEAYSSGCPVVLSNRSSLPEVGGDAALYFDPEDDDSIAGAVERVLTDDALQADLRRKGTERLRNFSCDQTARQTLEVYQSLH, translated from the coding sequence ATGAAAGTACTCTACGACCATCAATCGTTCACGGGCGTATCCTACGGGGGCGTTTCACGTTATTTTTTCGAATTGATGCGTTCTTTTGCTAAACGATCCGATATCGAATTTGAACTGTCGCTTCGGTTATCCAATAACGAATACCTCGATCAAACGTCGTTCAGTCGCCACCTGCGCTACCGGAGTCTGGCACAGGTACGGAACGCCCACCGAATTGCCTCCGTACTGAACCGGCTCTATAGCCTCCAACGGGTAAAGGCGGGCAAATTCGACATTTTTCATCCTACATACTACCATCGGTATTTTCTGAATGCCATTGGTAGCAAGCCTTTTGTGCTCACCTTTCACGACGCCACCAGCGAACGCTATGGCAAGCAGTATCCGGAAGTAGGCGAAGGCTTGTACGACCTGAAAAAGCAGTTAATGCGTCGGGCCGACTGCATTATTTCGGTTTCGGAATTCTCGAAGCAGGAAATTCTGCGCTTTTTCCCCGTTGAGCCGGAAAAGATAAAAGTGATTCATCTGGGCACCACGCTGGGTGAGTCGTTGCCCGCTTCTGAAACGCTTGCCGCGCCTTTAGAAGCGCCTTATCTGCTGTATGTTGGCAAACGTGGGTTGTACAAAAATTTCGATGGCTTTTTTCGGGCTATCCAGCCTGTATTATATCGCCACCCCGATTTGCACCTTATTTGTGCAGGAGGTGGTGTCTTTAGTCAGGATGAACAAGCCTTGTTTCACGCGGCTGGGCTCGTCAATCGTGTTCACTATCGACCGGCCAATGATACCAGTCTGATCGCCCTCTATCGGCATGCCCGCGCGTTTGTCTTTCCATCGCTCAACGAAGGCTTCGGTATTCCGGTGCTGGAGGCTTACAGCAGTGGTTGTCCGGTGGTGTTAAGCAATCGAAGTTCACTACCCGAAGTGGGTGGCGATGCGGCTTTGTACTTCGATCCTGAAGATGATGACTCCATTGCCGGGGCCGTTGAACGTGTGTTGACAGATGATGCTCTTCAGGCAGACTTACGCCGGAAAGGCACGGAGCGATTGCGCAACTTTTCGTGCGATCAAACAGCCCGACAGACATTAGAGGTCTACCAATCTCTCCACTAA
- a CDS encoding polysaccharide deacetylase family protein, whose amino-acid sequence MNILTFDIEEWFHILDNASTRTEAEWSQYETRIYQNMDRIFQLLDETNSRATFFCLGWVADKHPDIIRRIDAAGYEIATHSYAHQLAYEQTPAEFQADLERSIKHLQDLTGKKVRSYRAPGFSIKEFNRWVFPILLEQGIDIDCSVFSARRSHGGDASLNMFSPGYLNVEGTLLKEFPINTAAVLGQDLIFSGGGYFRLFPYRVIKGFMRRSDYVMTYFHPRDFDAEQPMIPGLSRARRFKSYYGLENCLPKLKKLLLEFPFVDLSEADKQVDWANVVRRDVKR is encoded by the coding sequence ATGAATATACTGACGTTTGATATTGAAGAGTGGTTTCATATCCTCGATAATGCATCGACCCGTACGGAGGCTGAGTGGAGCCAGTACGAGACGCGGATTTACCAGAATATGGATCGCATTTTTCAGCTTCTGGACGAAACCAACAGCCGGGCAACGTTCTTTTGCCTGGGATGGGTAGCCGATAAACACCCCGATATCATTCGGCGAATCGACGCGGCTGGCTACGAAATCGCGACCCATTCGTATGCGCATCAATTGGCCTACGAACAGACACCGGCTGAGTTTCAGGCCGATCTGGAGCGGTCTATCAAGCATTTGCAGGATTTGACGGGCAAAAAAGTCCGGTCCTATCGGGCACCAGGCTTTTCGATCAAGGAATTTAACCGCTGGGTATTTCCGATTCTGCTGGAGCAAGGTATTGACATCGATTGCTCCGTATTTTCGGCCCGGCGTTCGCATGGGGGCGACGCATCGCTGAATATGTTTTCGCCCGGTTATCTGAACGTGGAGGGTACGTTGTTAAAAGAATTTCCGATCAACACGGCCGCCGTGCTGGGGCAGGATTTGATCTTTTCGGGGGGCGGGTATTTTCGATTGTTCCCGTATCGGGTCATCAAAGGCTTTATGCGACGCTCCGATTATGTAATGACCTATTTCCATCCCCGCGACTTCGATGCCGAACAACCCATGATTCCAGGGTTGAGCCGCGCCAGACGATTCAAGTCGTATTATGGGCTGGAAAACTGCCTGCCCAAGCTGAAGAAGCTGCTGCTGGAGTTTCCCTTCGTCGATTTGTCAGAAGCCGACAAACAGGTTGACTGGGCAAATGTGGTTCGGCGGGATGTGAAACGGTAG
- a CDS encoding methionyl-tRNA formyltransferase has protein sequence MRLVILTQDDPFYLARNIDYLLKKLPPYAEVVATVVFDVSPFGKRESFSEKIKKTYDIFGLPFFLRYGFKFVTSKLDSRNNVRKVLSDRNIPLIHIEGNINKDENLDKLREYKPDLFVSIAGNQIFKRKLLDVATHGCINLHTALLPKYRGLMPSFWVLKNGETHTGVSVFFVDEGIDNGPILVQNKLAIGNMSQAELIDVTKKMGMDAILESIDKVHTGNYELIENDASQMTYFTFPTREDVKAFLAAGKRFY, from the coding sequence ATGCGCCTTGTGATTCTTACGCAGGATGACCCGTTCTACCTCGCCCGTAACATTGATTATCTGCTCAAAAAGTTACCGCCTTATGCCGAAGTTGTCGCCACGGTTGTGTTCGATGTATCGCCATTTGGCAAGCGGGAAAGCTTCAGTGAAAAAATAAAGAAGACGTACGATATTTTTGGCTTACCCTTTTTTCTGCGGTATGGATTCAAATTCGTCACCTCCAAACTTGACAGTCGCAACAATGTCCGCAAAGTGCTGTCTGACCGGAATATTCCGCTGATTCACATTGAAGGAAATATCAATAAGGACGAAAACCTGGATAAGCTCAGAGAATACAAGCCCGATCTGTTTGTCTCGATTGCGGGGAATCAGATTTTCAAACGTAAACTGCTGGATGTGGCCACGCATGGCTGTATCAATTTACACACGGCCTTACTGCCTAAATACCGAGGCTTGATGCCTTCCTTCTGGGTGCTCAAAAATGGGGAAACGCACACGGGCGTTTCGGTATTTTTCGTCGATGAAGGGATTGATAATGGTCCGATTCTGGTGCAAAATAAACTTGCCATTGGGAACATGAGCCAGGCCGAACTGATCGATGTGACAAAGAAGATGGGCATGGATGCTATCCTTGAATCCATCGACAAAGTGCACACGGGGAACTATGAGTTGATCGAGAACGACGCGTCTCAGATGACTTACTTCACGTTCCCCACCCGCGAGGATGTGAAGGCCTTTCTGGCAGCCGGAAAGCGGTTTTATTAA
- a CDS encoding glycosyltransferase family 2 protein → MTDVSVIILTHNEEKHITRCLQSLLPFTNKIFIVDSFSTDRTVEIARSLGATVVQNAWVNYATQFNYGIEHTPFETTWLMRMDADEYVMPELAGEINQRLTGLPANVGGVYVKRRVFFLNRWMRHGGFYPIWLLRLWRRGDGFCEQVWHDEHIKLTKGESIQFAHDIVDHNLNNLTWWTQKHNHYTILEMINLLNYRYQFDQAETVEANLFGTQDQRMRFLKEKYASLPLFTRPILYFIYRYFIRMGFLDGRPGFVWCSLQALWYRFLVDAKLLEVSIRVGTDKDAIINYFLTEYGKDLRPNRPERVGQS, encoded by the coding sequence ATGACCGACGTATCCGTCATCATCCTGACTCATAACGAGGAAAAACACATTACTCGCTGTTTACAGAGCCTGCTTCCGTTTACAAATAAAATATTTATAGTTGATTCATTTTCAACCGACAGAACGGTTGAGATTGCCCGCTCACTGGGCGCTACGGTCGTTCAGAATGCCTGGGTAAACTACGCGACTCAATTCAACTACGGAATTGAACACACGCCCTTTGAAACAACCTGGCTGATGCGAATGGACGCCGACGAGTATGTGATGCCCGAATTAGCCGGGGAGATCAATCAGCGACTCACTGGTTTGCCAGCTAATGTAGGGGGAGTTTACGTGAAAAGACGTGTATTTTTCCTGAATCGCTGGATGCGCCACGGTGGGTTTTATCCTATTTGGCTGCTTCGGCTGTGGCGACGGGGCGACGGCTTCTGTGAACAGGTGTGGCACGATGAGCACATTAAACTCACCAAAGGCGAGTCGATTCAGTTCGCGCATGACATTGTTGACCACAACCTTAACAATTTGACCTGGTGGACCCAGAAGCATAATCATTACACCATTCTGGAAATGATCAATCTGCTCAACTACCGGTATCAATTCGATCAGGCAGAGACCGTTGAGGCTAATTTGTTTGGGACACAGGATCAGCGCATGCGTTTCCTGAAAGAAAAATATGCGTCTCTTCCTTTATTTACGCGCCCAATCCTGTACTTCATCTACCGGTATTTTATTCGGATGGGGTTTCTGGATGGGCGGCCAGGCTTCGTCTGGTGTTCGCTTCAGGCGCTTTGGTACCGTTTTCTGGTCGACGCCAAACTGTTGGAAGTGAGCATTCGGGTTGGTACCGATAAAGACGCAATCATCAACTATTTCCTGACGGAATATGGCAAAGACCTTCGACCAAACCGACCCGAGCGGGTTGGCCAGTCATAA
- a CDS encoding glycosyltransferase family 9 protein yields MYIPDSVRQGVKALNLPDHAIVIHCQSSHVLKDWPAANWNKLVEWLLDTYPYPILEVGQTTTISLNNPRSISLCGKLSLLETAEVIRGADLFIGIDSGPAHMANAMTIEAIILLGQLFDFVDYLPYSGRYKRGEGITILNDFGHPCADLPFAWVQEATQRQLGQSKLV; encoded by the coding sequence ATGTATATCCCAGACTCTGTACGACAAGGCGTTAAGGCTCTGAATTTGCCCGATCACGCCATTGTCATTCACTGTCAGTCGAGCCACGTGCTGAAGGACTGGCCCGCTGCGAATTGGAACAAACTGGTCGAATGGCTCCTGGATACCTACCCCTATCCGATTCTTGAAGTAGGCCAGACAACAACCATTAGTCTGAACAATCCGCGTAGCATAAGCCTTTGCGGAAAGCTTAGTTTGCTCGAAACCGCTGAAGTCATTCGTGGGGCCGACCTGTTTATTGGCATCGATAGTGGTCCTGCTCATATGGCGAATGCGATGACTATCGAAGCCATTATTTTGCTGGGCCAGTTGTTCGACTTTGTTGATTACCTGCCTTATTCCGGCCGTTACAAACGAGGGGAAGGCATCACTATTTTGAATGATTTTGGCCACCCGTGTGCCGACTTACCCTTTGCCTGGGTGCAGGAGGCAACACAAAGGCAACTGGGCCAGTCCAAACTTGTATGA